The following are encoded together in the Pseudodesulfovibrio indicus genome:
- a CDS encoding protein-L-isoaspartate(D-aspartate) O-methyltransferase has protein sequence MLDPVRLRERMVRDQIQARGVTDERVLDAMRTLPRHLFVEEALAYKAYGDAPLPIGEGQTISQPYIVALMSELLEVEPGMKVLEIGTGSGYQAAVLARMGADVHTVERIKKLFHAARKRFMDMRMFSVKLKLDDGTMGWPEEAPFDRIIVTAGGPEVPEPLVDQLADNGRMLIPVGESRRNQTLVLVEKRDGEVIRTDKGGVAFVDLVGSHGW, from the coding sequence ATGCTTGACCCGGTAAGGCTCAGGGAGCGCATGGTGCGTGACCAGATTCAGGCTCGCGGCGTGACCGACGAGCGCGTGCTCGACGCCATGCGCACGCTGCCGCGCCACCTCTTCGTGGAGGAGGCCCTGGCCTACAAGGCGTACGGCGACGCGCCCCTGCCCATCGGCGAGGGGCAGACCATTTCACAGCCCTACATCGTGGCGCTCATGTCCGAGCTGCTTGAAGTCGAGCCGGGCATGAAGGTCCTGGAGATCGGCACCGGCTCCGGCTACCAGGCGGCGGTCCTGGCCCGTATGGGGGCCGACGTCCACACCGTGGAGCGCATCAAGAAGCTGTTCCACGCCGCGCGCAAGCGGTTCATGGACATGCGCATGTTCTCGGTCAAGCTCAAGCTCGACGACGGGACCATGGGCTGGCCCGAGGAAGCGCCTTTCGACCGGATCATCGTCACCGCCGGAGGCCCGGAGGTTCCCGAGCCCCTGGTGGACCAGCTGGCCGACAACGGCCGCATGCTCATCCCCGTGGGCGAGTCGCGGCGCAACCAGACCCTGGTGCTCGTGGAGAAGCGCGACGGCGAGGTCATCCGCACCGACAAGGGCGGCGTGGCCTTCGTGGACCTCGTGGGCAGCCACGGCTGGTAG